One window of Serinus canaria isolate serCan28SL12 chromosome 3, serCan2020, whole genome shotgun sequence genomic DNA carries:
- the LOC115485002 gene encoding plectin-like, whose amino-acid sequence MAQQNSTADENKKLLGKVKTLEEMLESMKKQKIQVEQELPKVREAAEKERKKQQKEMEEICLQKTKAEQEAKQCRIDLESIEREKADAEQELECVKQFIFQAETQRSILEENLRAFRNQIEESVFARRNLEDLLRRKDTNLHDLEKQKNTLMQELKKKTDGEEKLMKLLKQMEQDLDFKGNLSEIKLQERETSESRRKVEGTYSVTRETCLPTFTAGQGSQCRIDSEITSFQKKLEAKKVEELKQKIDELTLAKKKADKTIKDLKYELNETELQKSSTEEKSRLLKEKLDQVNSELKCLKIKLEEKDQVEQGYLQQLKELDRQLQRATGKAEEVMQENMELKKLKINYQEDLKSVQQEKTQLKREIEELTRSHTKTEITIKHLNSQISSLQKEKLAAEHRTQSCKGEANNLQDQYKKIKEQLLQKTKVEKENQHEIQMLKNELTKSNQVSETLKKQIEDLNKWNTETKLLMKQIQSESEKMSLEKENIQRKNDALKALADGFKEQLRTTNEQLHKQTIIEQEFICKIKSLEVDLAKTKDLASDYKQKCDKQNASALSIDREVKNLNAQMNALTVEKRMSEQKMALQQAHIQELSSKLKKLQDELHQKTMDEQMARKKMILFQEESIKFKHSAEEFRKKVEKLLESHSITEKDISGIKLECVALQQEKHMAEENIMLYKRQMEDLQERLKKCHEQLQQGKQAEMDYHQKCRKLEEELEAQKRMVESLKQKMDRQIRESEHRFLSFQNEVQQNNKLQDSGFKLSCERRGNDFNYLSETAAKEFEQLPPRTSPLLRQKQERSGFKSDQIEENTLYVSADDTIPREVQFQMSSINQSLEDSSSQSFTEFVSQTSTQFQITFDNASQVSGTSERDTLRNRNLHSSRQTIRHGEDTKHELGVVKLHPLEIVKNKHYDMHVEVTTLNQENDKTFGNEERMFQGYKTSEGFRKEDFGKMSSFLGEEVLRTVDDATQLEYFTEEYDAIKFHGLRHDVTARQLTEVKLLDRLTVEQLISGQKTVDEVQKSLEKFLTKPTAIAGLYLESSKEILSFALAAKRKIMGKALALAFLEAQAATGFIIDPTTGQKFSVDDSVVRGLADSEFKSRLLEAEKAVLGYCYSGKVLSVFQAVEAQLLERQKGKNILEAQIACGGVIDPVRSVRVPPEAAVQLGLLNNTILKFLHEPSSNAKCFHNPNNRKAMYYCDLLKMCLFSVSSKCFLLPVGERKISSPSAEKSHKTSVINVETGSEMTSYEAYQKNYIDKATYLELSKQEFDWKESTCFDSDGNSFILLTDLKTGVQFNIEETLNQGRIDRALVNKYKEGLITVNEFGDILVSSSQPNKDLNSPIAGFWLSETNERIPVLKASRKNLVDRVTALRCLEAQVSTGGVIDPFTGKKYSVSEALQRELIDDGCAKQIQQCELIFTGIIHPVRNTVMSAVEAVHLSAIDKEMGMRCLEYQYLTGGLIDPKSHSRLTMEDAIKNGIIDAITATKMKDERLHNKVLTCPKTKKKITYKEALDRAVFDCHTGLRLLEAAQPMKTGISSLYYNS is encoded by the exons ATGGCACAGCAAAATAGCACAGCTGATGAGAATAAAAAACTCTTGGGAAAGGTAAAAACACTTGAGGAGATGTTGGAGAgtatgaagaaacaaaaaatccaagTGGAACAGGAGCTCCCTAAAGtgagagaagctgcagaaaaagagcggaagaagcagcaaaaggagaTGGAGGAGATCTGTCTCCAGAAGACCAAAGCTGAGCAAGAGGCTAAGCAGTGTCGTATAGATCTAGAAAGCATTGAGAGGGAGAAAGCAGATGCAGAGCAGGAGTTGGAGTGTGTAAAGCAGTTCATTTTTCAGGCAGAGACTCAAAGAAGTATACTGGAAGAAAACCTCCGTGCTTTTCGAAATCAAATAGAAGAAAGTGTCTTTGCCAGAAGAAACCTTGAAGACCTTCTAAGAAGAAAAGATACTAATCTTCACGatttagagaaacaaaaaaacaccttgatgcaggagctgaagaaaaaaacagatggagAAGAGAAACTTATGAAGCTCCTCAAGCAAATGGAGCAAGATCTTGACTTTAAAGGGAACctatcagaaataaaactgcaagaaagagaaacaagtgaATCCAGAAGGAAGGTTGAAGGCACATACTCTGTAACTAGAGAAACTTGCCTGCCAACTTTCACAGCTGGGCAAGGCAGCCAGTGTAGGATTGATTCTGAAATTACGAGTTTCCAGAAGAAACTAGAAGCCAAAAAAGTAGAAGAGCTTAAACAAAAGATAGATGAATTGACTCTTGCTAAGAAAAAAGCTGATAAAACTATTAAAGACCTGAAATATGAACTGAATGAAACTGAACTTCAAAAATCATCAACAGAAGAAAAGTCTCgtttattaaaagaaaaactagaTCAAGTCAACAGTGAACTGAAATGCCTAAAAATTAAGTTGGAGGAAAAAGACCAAGTAGAGCAGGGATATTTGCAACAATTGAAAGAACTGGACAGGCAGCTACAGAGAGCTACAGGTAAAGCTGAAGAGGTGATGCAAGAAAATATGGAACTTAAAAAACTTAAGATAAACTATCAGGAGGACCTGAAGTCTGTTCAGCAAGAAAAGACACAGCTAAAAAGGGAAATAGAGGAATTAACCAGATCACatacaaaaactgaaataacaaTCAAACATTTAAATTCACAAATCAGTTCCCTTCAAAAAGAGAAGCTGGCAGCTGAACACAGAACACAGTCATGTAAAGGAGAAGCAAATAATCTTCAAGACCAatataagaaaattaaagaacagTTGCTTCAAAAAACGAAagtagagaaagaaaaccagcatGAAATTCAAATGCTGAAGAATGAATTAACCAAAAGCAATCAGGTGTCAGAAACATTGAAAAAACAGATAGAAGACCTTAATAAATGGAACACTGAAACAAAACTACTGATGAAGCAAATTCAATCTGAATCAGAGAAGATGagtttggaaaaagaaaatattcagaggaaaaatgatGCTTTGAAAGCCCTAGCAGATGGTTTCAAAGAACAATTGCGTACAACAAATGAACAACTGCACAAACAAACAATAATTGAGCAAGAATTCATATGTAAAATCAAAAGCCTAGAAGTTGATCTTGCAAAAACAAAAGACTTAGCTAGTGACTATAAACAAAAATGTGATAAACAAAATGCTTCCGCCCTTAGCATTGACCGGGAGgttaaaaatttaaatgctcAGATGAATGCTCTAACTGTGGAAAAGAGAATGAGTGAGCAGAAGATGGCACTACAGCAAGCTCATATACAAGAACTTAGTagcaaattaaagaaattgCAGGATGAACTCCATCAGAAGACTATGGATGAACAGATGGCACGCAAGAAGATGATTCTATTTCAGGAAGAATCCATTAAGTTTAAACACTCTGCAGAggaatttaggaaaaaagttgaaaaattaCTGGAATCCCATAGCATCACAGAAAAGGACATATCTGGTATAAAACTAGAATGTGTTGCTCTTCAGCAAGAAAAGCATATGGCTGAGGAAAACATCATGTTGTACAAGAGGCAAATGGAAGATCTGCAAGAAAGGCTCAAAAAATGTCACGAACAGCTACAGCAAGGGAAGCAGGCTGAGATGGACTATCATCAGAAGTGCAGGAAACTCGAGGAAGAATTGGAAGCGCAGAAGCGCATGGTTGAGAGCTTGAAACAGAAGATGGATCGGCAGATCAGGGAGAGTGAACATAggtttctttcatttcagaatgAAGTTCAACAAAATAATAAGCTCCAAGATTCTGGATTTAAATTGAGCTGTGAGAGAAGAGGGAATGATTTCAATTACCTGAGTGAGACTGCAGCTAAAGAGTTTGAGCAGCTTCCTCCACGTACCTCACCGTTGTTAAGGCAGAAACAGGAAAGATCAGGTTTTAAATCTGAtcaaatagaagaaaatacattgtATGTGAGTGCTGATGACACAATACCAAGAGAGGTGCAGTTTCAGATGTCAAGCATAAACCAATCATTAGAAGATTCAAGTTCCCAGTCTTTTACGGAGTTTGTTTCGCAGACGAGTACACAGTTCCAGATAACTTTTGATAATGCAAGCCAAGTCTCTGGAACATCTGAAAGGGACACACTGAGAAACAGGAACCTACACAGTTCCAGACAAACCATTAGACATGGAGAAGACACAAAACATGAATTAGGAGTGGTAAAACTGCATCCCTTGGAG ATAGTGAAGAACAAGCATTATGACATGCATGTTGAAGTCACAACATTAAACCAAGAAAATGACAAGACTTTTGGTAATGAAGAGAGAATGTTTCAGGGATACAAAACTTCAGAAGGGTTTAGGAAAGAAGACTTTGGAAAGATGAGCTCTTTCTTAGGAGAAGAGGTTTTGAGAACTGTTGATGATGCTACTCAGCTGGAATATTTTACAGAGGAATATGATGCTATTAAATTTCACGGTCTCCGACATGATGTAACTGCCAGGCAGTTGACTGAAGTTAAACTTTTAGACAGGCTCACTGTTGAGCAGCTCATTTCAGGACAGAAAACTGTTGATGAGGTTCAGAAAAGTCTTGAAAAATTTTTAACTAAACCTACAGCTATAGCTGGGCTGTACCTTGAATCCAGCAAAGAGATACTCTCTTTTGCTTtggcagcaaagagaaaaatcatggGAAAAGCACTGGCCTTAGCATTTTTAGAGGCCCAAGCAGCTACTGGTTTCATTATTGATCCCACAACAGGTCAGAAATTCTCTGTTGATGATTCAGTTGTTAGAGGGCTTGCAGATAGTGAATTCAAGAGTAGACTGCTTGAGGCAGAGAAAGCTGTTCTGGGTTATTGTTATTCTGGCAAAGTGCTGTCTGTATTTCAAGCTGTGGAAGCTCAACTTTTAGAAAgacaaaaaggtaaaaacatCCTTGAGGCTCAAATTGCATGTGGGGGGGTTATTGATCCTGTAAGAAGTGTTCGTGTACccccagaagctgctgtgcagcttgGCTTGCTTAataacacaattttaaaatttttgcatGAGCCTTCAAGtaatgcaaaatgttttcacaATCCAAATAACAGGAAAGCTATGTACTACTGTGATTTgctgaaaatgtgtttgttcAGTGTAAGCAGTAAATGCTTTTTGCTTCCAGTTGGCGAAAGGAAAATAAGCAGTCCATCAGCAGAGAAAAGTCATAAAACTTCTGTAATAAATGTTGAAACAGGAAGTGAAATGACTTCATATGAGGCTTatcaaaaaaattatattgataAAGCTACATATCTTGAGCTTTCGAAACAGGAATTTGATTGGAAGGAGTCTACGTGTTTCGACTCTGATggaaattcttttattttgcttacaGATCTTAAAACGGGTGTACAGTTTAATATTGAGGAGACCTTAAATCAGGGTAGAATTGACAGAGCATTAGTCAACAAATATAAGGAGGGCCTCATCACAGTTAATGAGTTTGGTGATATTTTAGTTAGCAGTTCACAGCCAAATAAAGATTTAAACAGTCCTATTGCAGGGTTCTGGCTTTCTGAAACCAATGAAAGAATTCCAGTCTTGAAAGCCTCACGCAAAAATTTGGTAGACAGAGTTACTGCCCTCCGATGTCTTGAAGCTCAGGTTAGTACAGGAGGTGTAATTGATCCATTTACAGGGAAAAAGTACAGTGTTTCAGAGGCTTTGCAAAGGGAGTTAATTGATGATGGCTGTGCCAAGCAAATCCAGCAGTGTGAGCTGATCTTTACTGGGATCATTCATCCTGTAAGGAACACTGTTATGTCAGCTGTTGAAGCCGTGCATTTAAGTGCCATAGACAAAGAAATGGGCATGCGCTGCCTGGAGTATCAGTACTTGACTGGTGGCTTGATAGATCCAAAGTCTCATTCCAGATTAACAATGGAAGATGCAATTAAGAATGGTATTATTGATGCTATCACAGCTACAAAGATGAAGGATGAAAGATTGCACAATAAAGTTTTAACATGCCCCAAAACTAAGAAGAAGATAACCTACAAAGAAGCTTTAGATAGAGCTGTTTTTGATTGCCACACTGGGCTGCGGTTGTTAGAAGCTGCTCAGCCCATGAAAACAGGAATTTCCAGTCTTTACTATAATTCATAG